The proteins below come from a single Natrinema sp. SYSU A 869 genomic window:
- a CDS encoding TrmB family transcriptional regulator, with amino-acid sequence MNTETLRRALEDAGLTGQQAEAYLTLLESGTAPVTEIAQQSSVSSSRIYDVVRSLAEEGFVETLERDRLHARPREPVDVLNRLRQKSETFADAAAEIEDRWERPDPRESRISVLKRTETVLRSTGDAIAESNVSVALAATPSQLEELRTTIETAAMNGALIQIAVYDAGEADVPDIEGVIEIRRCPIPGPFLAIVDRRYAFFAPNVHSDRSYGITIGDEILSFILHWYFRTCLWAQNERLHLDRDQPPTYVSIEGFVYDAASLLRDGTSMTLQVIGRRIETGERVEIRGDLVRATWGGQLEPPRNPTYTDLAGQVTLFLETGDGLVSIGAWGALFEDVEAEIIRVTGIEFPEL; translated from the coding sequence ATGAACACAGAGACACTCCGACGGGCGCTCGAGGATGCCGGGTTGACCGGCCAACAGGCTGAGGCGTACCTGACGCTCCTCGAGTCGGGGACCGCCCCTGTGACCGAGATTGCCCAGCAGTCGTCGGTCTCGTCCTCGCGGATCTACGACGTCGTCCGCTCGTTAGCGGAGGAAGGATTCGTGGAGACCCTCGAGCGCGACCGGTTGCACGCCCGGCCGCGCGAGCCGGTCGACGTCCTCAACCGACTGCGTCAGAAGAGCGAAACCTTCGCGGACGCCGCCGCCGAAATCGAGGACCGCTGGGAGCGACCGGACCCGAGAGAATCGCGGATCAGCGTCCTCAAGCGGACCGAAACGGTCCTCAGGAGTACCGGGGACGCAATCGCCGAGTCGAACGTCTCCGTCGCGCTAGCCGCCACGCCATCCCAGCTCGAGGAGTTGCGGACGACGATCGAGACCGCCGCGATGAACGGCGCTCTGATACAGATCGCTGTCTATGACGCCGGCGAAGCCGATGTTCCCGACATCGAGGGCGTCATCGAGATACGACGGTGTCCCATTCCGGGGCCGTTCCTGGCGATCGTCGATCGTCGGTACGCGTTCTTCGCTCCAAACGTCCACAGCGACCGCTCCTACGGGATTACGATCGGTGACGAGATTCTCTCCTTTATTTTGCACTGGTACTTCCGGACGTGTCTGTGGGCACAGAACGAACGACTCCATCTCGATCGGGACCAGCCCCCGACCTACGTGAGCATCGAAGGGTTTGTCTACGATGCCGCGTCGTTGCTCCGCGACGGGACGTCGATGACGCTGCAGGTGATCGGCCGCCGGATCGAAACCGGCGAGCGAGTCGAGATTCGCGGTGACCTCGTCCGGGCGACGTGGGGCGGGCAACTCGAACCGCCGCGAAACCCCACGTATACCGACCTCGCCGGGCAGGTGACGCTCTTCCTCGAGACCGGCGACGGACTCGTCTCAATCGGTGCGTGGGGTGCGCTGTTCGAGGACGTCGAGGCCGAAATCATTCGCGTGACTGGCATCGAATTTCCGGAGCTGTGA
- a CDS encoding DUF255 domain-containing protein has translation MDDTTRVEWREWGQDAFDEAAEADVPVLLSLTATWCDHCHEMDDETYAEPRIAANVNDSFVPVRVDVDRYPRVRDRYNMGGFPSTVFLAPDGKVLTGAGYLGPDGMRQVLDSVRTMWDTKGSGAARVPRPLRDDNPPAGELTADIESAMLGQLSENYDETAGGWGESPKFPLPDTLEFALKRDREMALRSYDAVGANLLDEYDGGFYRFATDRDWSGLQREKLLDSNGALVRAFANAYLHTGKDEYRDPADRTVEFLTTTLWNADADAFANSQAPGKDDAHSLDATERAAADEPPVDRGVFAGSNSLAIEGLLTYYAYTDDDRARRYAERALATLREDLLEEGVVAHVRDDAVERDADGDAVPLLANQARALAALTTAASTLETDALADATAVAEATIDRLHDEDSFLDGPAEGVGLCERPLRPLDSNVAFADALIDLAVLTGEDRYCEFARETLEAFAGASDRFTVQVARYATAVSRLLEEPLVIRVAADPGSDLHRAALRMADHEKVVIPDADDLKAGTARAERGDRVSESAETPDELGERIQSVLD, from the coding sequence ATGGACGATACGACCCGCGTCGAGTGGCGCGAGTGGGGACAGGACGCCTTCGACGAGGCAGCGGAGGCCGACGTTCCCGTCTTGCTCTCGCTGACCGCGACGTGGTGTGACCACTGCCACGAGATGGACGACGAAACCTACGCGGAGCCCCGCATCGCGGCCAACGTCAACGACAGCTTCGTTCCCGTGCGGGTCGACGTAGACCGCTACCCGCGCGTCCGCGACCGGTACAATATGGGCGGGTTTCCATCGACTGTCTTTCTCGCACCCGACGGCAAAGTCCTGACCGGTGCGGGCTATCTCGGCCCCGACGGGATGCGACAGGTCCTCGACAGCGTCCGAACCATGTGGGACACGAAAGGCAGCGGTGCAGCGCGCGTCCCGCGGCCGCTCCGGGATGACAACCCGCCGGCCGGCGAACTGACGGCCGATATCGAGTCGGCCATGCTCGGCCAACTCTCGGAAAACTACGACGAGACCGCCGGCGGCTGGGGCGAGAGCCCGAAATTCCCGTTGCCCGATACCCTAGAGTTCGCGCTCAAACGTGACCGAGAGATGGCATTGCGATCGTACGATGCGGTCGGCGCGAACCTGTTAGACGAATATGACGGGGGCTTCTATCGCTTCGCAACCGATCGCGACTGGTCGGGTCTCCAGCGCGAGAAGCTCTTGGACTCCAACGGCGCGCTCGTGCGCGCGTTCGCCAACGCCTATCTTCACACGGGGAAGGACGAGTACCGCGACCCCGCCGATCGGACGGTCGAGTTCCTGACGACGACGCTGTGGAACGCCGATGCCGATGCCTTCGCGAACAGTCAGGCCCCCGGCAAGGACGATGCCCACAGCCTCGACGCGACCGAGCGAGCGGCCGCAGATGAGCCGCCGGTCGATCGAGGCGTCTTCGCCGGCTCGAATTCGCTGGCGATCGAGGGACTACTCACCTACTATGCCTATACCGACGACGATCGAGCCCGCCGATACGCCGAACGCGCGCTCGCGACCCTCCGCGAGGACCTGCTTGAGGAGGGTGTCGTCGCCCACGTACGCGACGACGCCGTCGAACGCGATGCCGACGGCGATGCGGTCCCGCTGCTCGCGAATCAGGCCCGCGCGCTTGCAGCGCTAACGACGGCTGCCAGCACCCTCGAGACGGACGCACTCGCAGACGCGACGGCGGTCGCGGAGGCGACGATCGATCGGCTCCACGACGAGGACTCATTCCTCGACGGTCCTGCGGAGGGCGTCGGTCTGTGCGAGCGGCCGCTCCGGCCGCTCGATTCGAACGTCGCGTTCGCGGACGCGTTGATTGATCTGGCCGTCCTCACCGGTGAGGACCGCTACTGCGAGTTCGCCCGCGAGACCCTCGAGGCCTTCGCGGGGGCGAGTGACCGGTTCACCGTCCAGGTCGCCCGCTATGCGACGGCTGTCTCCCGGCTGCTCGAAGAGCCGCTGGTGATCAGGGTCGCCGCCGATCCCGGATCGGACCTCCATCGAGCGGCGCTCCGGATGGCCGACCACGAAAAGGTCGTCATCCCCGACGCTGACGACCTCAAAGCGGGAACGGCGCGGGCCGAACGCGGTGATCGTGTGTCAGAGAGTGCCGAAACTCCGGACGAGTTGGGCGAACGGATTCAGTCCGTTCTCGACTGA
- a CDS encoding fibronectin type III-like domain-contianing protein, producing the protein MSSRVRPVREHVGFARVSLEPDESTTTEVTIPNDALAVTDSRGRTAVEPGAFTLSCDGLSTTVTVKRSDERC; encoded by the coding sequence GTGAGCTCGCGAGTTCGGCCCGTCCGCGAGCACGTCGGCTTCGCGCGAGTCAGCCTTGAGCCCGACGAGTCGACGACCACCGAGGTGACGATTCCGAACGACGCACTCGCCGTGACCGACTCCCGCGGCCGAACGGCAGTCGAGCCAGGCGCGTTCACACTCTCCTGTGACGGTCTCTCGACGACAGTCACGGTCAAGCGGTCCGACGAGCGCTGCTAA
- a CDS encoding TrmB family transcriptional regulator gives MANLRDLGLSEYEARAYRSLLSTGPTTAKELSRASDVPMGRIYDVLNSIEQYNLVRSQTASRPKKYVAVEPSTALDRLLEDKKRELEEKADQYESIVDDLANELDAAEPVEEQFWTAAVGPEETIDLLLERLAAADRDIVMVSSHPSPQWDMQAVSEEINAQLEDAIDRGVSVDLLMTREMVSSMSEEVGRRYRETLQQRDDFDVRTHDDVTGSFNIIDGVEICIQVPNPLSSGEAFGMIDLKDPEFAANVHDEFVPRWEEAEPLEF, from the coding sequence ATGGCCAATCTCAGGGATCTCGGGCTCTCCGAGTACGAAGCTCGAGCCTACCGATCGTTGCTCAGCACCGGCCCCACGACGGCCAAGGAACTGTCACGGGCGAGTGACGTCCCGATGGGGCGGATCTACGACGTGTTGAATAGCATCGAACAGTACAATCTGGTCCGGAGCCAGACAGCGAGCCGGCCGAAGAAGTACGTTGCCGTCGAGCCGTCGACGGCGCTCGATCGGCTTCTCGAGGACAAGAAGCGCGAACTCGAGGAGAAAGCCGACCAGTACGAGTCGATCGTCGACGATCTGGCCAACGAACTCGACGCGGCCGAGCCAGTCGAAGAGCAGTTCTGGACCGCTGCCGTCGGCCCCGAGGAAACGATCGATCTCCTCTTAGAGCGACTCGCGGCCGCGGATCGCGATATCGTGATGGTGTCATCGCATCCGTCCCCGCAGTGGGACATGCAGGCGGTCAGCGAGGAGATCAACGCCCAACTCGAGGATGCCATCGACCGCGGCGTTTCGGTCGATCTGTTGATGACTCGTGAGATGGTCAGCTCGATGTCGGAGGAAGTGGGTCGGCGCTATCGGGAGACCTTACAGCAACGCGACGACTTCGACGTCCGCACGCACGACGACGTCACGGGCTCGTTCAACATCATCGACGGCGTCGAGATCTGCATTCAGGTTCCAAACCCGCTCTCATCGGGCGAGGCCTTCGGCATGATCGACCTGAAAGACCCCGAGTTCGCCGCGAACGTCCACGATGAATTCGTTCCGCGGTGGGAAGAAGCAGAGCCGCTCGAGTTCTAG
- a CDS encoding nucleotidyltransferase domain-containing protein, with the protein MSSVPNHADETVDDHLTAIEREHDVAVALAVARGSRAWGAASPDSDYDVGFVFAPTDLRRYAHLETAPETIVEDRGEFEYQGWDVRTFARLLADSNEGAIDLLRSPIRYRLAFDPAGLTAYIERTYNPIDIYHTWRGIATSNYRKYVSHHLVRTDDEIFPIVDAGTGEYTVETDDGTMTVPADDERFSETQTKPTVKRNLMIYRASMSAYYLKETGERGEHDLPVLEFGTFLTEQAPAVFDADRIKRARELLERKRDGDGDAVVGDAVGREFAHPPKAIDPEIHARDGPDTERLDRFIDEMIAAIR; encoded by the coding sequence ATGTCTTCAGTTCCGAACCACGCCGACGAGACCGTCGATGATCACCTGACGGCGATCGAACGCGAGCACGACGTCGCGGTCGCGCTGGCGGTCGCCCGCGGGAGCCGTGCGTGGGGCGCGGCGAGCCCCGACAGCGACTACGACGTCGGGTTCGTCTTCGCACCGACCGATCTGCGGCGCTACGCCCATCTCGAGACGGCCCCCGAAACCATCGTCGAGGACCGCGGCGAGTTCGAATATCAAGGGTGGGACGTACGGACGTTCGCACGCCTGCTCGCCGACTCCAATGAGGGCGCGATTGACCTGCTGCGGAGTCCGATCCGCTATCGGCTCGCGTTCGATCCTGCCGGTCTCACTGCGTATATCGAGCGGACGTACAACCCGATCGATATCTACCACACTTGGCGCGGGATCGCGACGAGCAACTATCGCAAGTACGTCTCGCACCATCTGGTCCGCACTGACGACGAAATCTTCCCAATCGTTGATGCTGGTACCGGGGAATACACCGTCGAAACTGACGACGGGACGATGACGGTTCCGGCCGACGACGAGCGGTTCAGCGAGACGCAGACGAAACCCACGGTCAAGCGAAACTTGATGATCTACCGGGCGTCCATGTCCGCATACTACCTCAAAGAGACCGGTGAGCGCGGCGAACACGACCTGCCGGTCCTCGAGTTCGGGACATTTCTGACCGAGCAGGCACCCGCGGTCTTCGACGCCGACCGGATCAAACGCGCTCGCGAGTTGCTCGAGCGGAAACGGGACGGTGACGGCGATGCCGTCGTTGGCGACGCCGTGGGTCGCGAGTTCGCCCACCCGCCGAAAGCGATCGACCCCGAGATCCACGCCCGAGACGGGCCCGATACCGAACGGCTAGACAGGTTCATCGACGAGATGATCGCCGCGATCCGATAG
- a CDS encoding FxsA family protein: protein MLRWIFALLLIPFLDAVLLAVIVTQFGFVNWVGMVLLVVLTGLVGMLLVRAEGRRTIRKMQRTMAAGKPPTNELLDGGLLIAAGAFLLTPGLVTDLIGFLLAVPLTRIPIRAALKRFVIVPYADKKTGGFASGNVWTVGFPNDETSGGATEPTDGGTYDLGDDDYTVDGNDDESYTIDFGDERTDDADDERDDDPLAR, encoded by the coding sequence ATGCTCCGGTGGATCTTCGCGTTGTTGCTCATCCCGTTTCTCGACGCCGTGTTGCTCGCGGTGATCGTCACCCAATTCGGGTTCGTCAACTGGGTCGGGATGGTGCTGCTCGTCGTTCTGACGGGACTGGTCGGGATGCTCCTCGTCCGGGCGGAAGGGCGGCGGACGATTCGGAAGATGCAACGGACGATGGCCGCTGGCAAGCCGCCGACCAACGAACTGCTCGACGGGGGGCTACTGATCGCTGCCGGAGCGTTCCTGCTGACCCCCGGACTGGTGACCGACCTGATCGGCTTCCTGCTCGCCGTTCCGCTGACGCGGATCCCGATCCGTGCCGCCCTCAAGCGGTTCGTGATCGTTCCCTACGCGGACAAGAAGACGGGCGGATTCGCCAGCGGCAACGTCTGGACGGTTGGCTTCCCGAACGATGAGACGTCGGGCGGAGCCACCGAGCCGACCGACGGCGGGACGTACGATCTCGGCGATGACGACTACACCGTCGACGGAAACGATGACGAGTCGTACACAATCGACTTCGGCGACGAACGGACAGACGACGCGGACGACGAGCGAGACGACGACCCCCTCGCTCGGTAG
- a CDS encoding LLM class flavin-dependent oxidoreductase, with protein sequence MVRFGWFASLEEFSPAECLRQVELAEAAGFDTAWVNDYFHPWFDHLADGSPANGGNCWTWLLAALERTDDRDDE encoded by the coding sequence ATGGTGAGATTCGGATGGTTCGCCTCTCTCGAGGAGTTCTCGCCCGCGGAGTGTCTCCGCCAGGTCGAACTCGCCGAGGCGGCCGGCTTCGACACCGCGTGGGTTAACGACTACTTCCACCCCTGGTTCGATCACCTTGCGGACGGCTCGCCGGCCAATGGTGGCAACTGCTGGACGTGGCTGCTCGCCGCGCTCGAACGCACCGATGATCGCGATGACGAGTGA
- the mptA gene encoding GTP cyclohydrolase MptA, which translates to MSHQLPDVQATSPDVTVGLSQVGVTGVDKLVKIAREDKRPIVLTAEFEVFVDLPGWRKGADMSRNMEVIDEILEDATREEAYGVEEVCGEAAERLLERHDYTSKAEVSMEAEFMRREQTPASDRETQHMVDIVASATATEEGTREEIGANVTGMTVCPCSQGMSTARAKQTLEDLGVEEETITEFLDEVPQPGHSQRGHATLTVEANGDPSVDLNDIIDIARDSMSARIYNLAKRPDEDHMTYEAHADAKFVEDCVRALAEGVVEEFDHLADDAVITMSQSNDESIHQHNAHAERIVEMETLRDEIEN; encoded by the coding sequence ATGAGTCATCAGTTGCCGGATGTGCAGGCGACGTCGCCCGACGTGACCGTCGGCCTGAGTCAGGTCGGCGTCACCGGCGTCGACAAACTCGTCAAGATCGCCCGCGAGGACAAGCGCCCGATCGTCCTCACCGCCGAGTTCGAGGTCTTCGTCGACCTCCCGGGCTGGCGCAAGGGCGCAGACATGAGCCGCAACATGGAGGTCATCGATGAGATCCTCGAAGACGCCACCCGCGAGGAGGCCTACGGCGTCGAAGAGGTCTGTGGCGAAGCCGCCGAACGGCTGCTCGAGCGCCACGATTACACGTCGAAGGCTGAGGTCTCGATGGAGGCCGAGTTCATGCGCCGCGAGCAGACGCCAGCGAGCGACCGCGAGACCCAGCACATGGTCGACATCGTGGCCTCGGCGACGGCGACCGAGGAGGGCACCCGCGAAGAGATCGGCGCGAACGTCACTGGCATGACCGTCTGTCCCTGCTCGCAGGGGATGTCCACGGCCCGCGCAAAGCAGACCCTCGAGGATCTCGGCGTCGAGGAGGAGACGATCACGGAGTTCTTAGACGAAGTGCCACAGCCGGGTCACTCCCAGCGGGGCCACGCGACGCTGACCGTCGAGGCCAACGGCGACCCGTCGGTCGATCTGAACGACATCATCGACATCGCACGGGACTCGATGAGCGCGCGGATCTACAACCTCGCGAAGCGGCCCGACGAGGATCACATGACCTACGAGGCCCATGCTGACGCGAAGTTCGTCGAGGACTGCGTCCGTGCGCTGGCCGAGGGCGTCGTCGAGGAGTTCGACCACCTGGCCGACGACGCGGTGATCACGATGAGCCAGTCCAACGACGAGTCGATCCACCAGCACAACGCCCACGCCGAGCGCATCGTCGAGATGGAGACGCTGCGCGACGAGATCGAGAACTAG
- a CDS encoding ABC transporter ATP-binding protein yields MTERDTQPTYTQTTTRGTDSTTDRTRDADGATDRILEIRDAEVAFEMDRGVSRVLDDVDLDVRRGEIIGVVGESGSGKSMLASSMLDAVVDPGVLSGEITYYPEDSEPVDVLELSDRALKGLRWEEISMVFQGAMSSFNPTMGVRKHFEETLEAHEYDVEAGMDRARELLSDLYLEPERVLDSYPHELSGGMQQRALIALSLVLEPAVLVMDEPTAALDLLMQRSILSLLEALQEKYDLTMVFITHDLPLVAELADRIAVLYAFELIELGPTEEILHRAAHPYTRALLNATPNLDAPLSEMRPIEGSAPDPVDVPAGCSYHPRCPLADETCVADDPAFQQASEDHETACFHWQDAADEVPFTVDAADGDPQASVTEEQR; encoded by the coding sequence ATGACTGAACGAGACACCCAACCCACGTACACGCAGACGACGACACGCGGTACAGACAGTACGACCGATCGAACGCGCGATGCGGACGGCGCGACCGACCGAATCCTCGAGATACGGGACGCCGAGGTCGCCTTCGAGATGGATCGCGGTGTCTCTCGCGTGCTGGACGACGTCGACCTCGACGTTCGGCGCGGCGAGATCATCGGCGTCGTCGGCGAGAGCGGCAGCGGCAAGTCGATGCTTGCCTCGTCGATGCTGGACGCGGTGGTCGACCCCGGCGTCCTGTCAGGCGAAATCACCTACTATCCCGAGGATAGCGAGCCCGTCGACGTCCTCGAACTCAGCGATCGAGCGCTGAAGGGACTGCGCTGGGAGGAAATCTCCATGGTGTTCCAGGGCGCAATGAGTTCGTTCAACCCGACTATGGGGGTCCGCAAGCACTTCGAGGAGACGCTCGAGGCCCACGAGTACGACGTCGAGGCCGGAATGGATCGCGCCCGCGAACTCCTCTCGGACCTCTACCTCGAGCCCGAACGCGTCCTCGATTCCTACCCGCACGAACTCAGCGGCGGCATGCAACAGCGGGCGCTGATCGCGCTCTCGCTCGTCCTCGAGCCGGCAGTGCTCGTGATGGACGAGCCGACGGCGGCGCTGGACCTGCTGATGCAGCGCTCGATCCTCTCCTTGCTCGAGGCCCTCCAGGAGAAGTACGATCTGACGATGGTGTTCATCACGCACGATCTGCCGCTGGTCGCCGAACTGGCCGACCGGATCGCCGTCTTGTACGCCTTCGAACTGATTGAACTCGGCCCGACCGAGGAGATCTTACACCGCGCCGCGCACCCCTACACGCGGGCCCTGCTGAACGCGACGCCGAACCTCGACGCGCCGCTTTCCGAGATGCGACCGATCGAGGGCTCGGCCCCAGACCCGGTCGACGTCCCCGCGGGTTGTTCCTATCATCCGCGCTGTCCCCTCGCCGACGAGACCTGCGTCGCCGACGACCCGGCCTTCCAGCAGGCCAGTGAGGACCACGAGACCGCGTGCTTCCACTGGCAGGACGCGGCCGACGAGGTACCGTTCACTGTCGACGCAGCGGACGGGGATCCGCAGGCGTCGGTCACGGAGGAGCAGCGATGA